The [Bacillus] selenitireducens MLS10 genome includes a region encoding these proteins:
- the aroC gene encoding chorismate synthase, whose product MRFLTAGESHGPELTAIIEGVPSQLSLTAEDINKHLARRQKGYGRGRRMQIEKDQVRITSGVRHGKTTGAPITLVVENKDWTHWTKIMGPEPLEPGEEEEVKRKISRPRPGHADLNGALKYRHRDMRNVLERSSARETTVRVAVGAVAQRILEEFGMKIAGHVLEIGDVVAEKNESLTVEDIIALSEASEVRCTDPNAEEKMKQAIDDAKQNGDSIGGIVEVVAENVPVGLGSFVQYDRKLDAKISMSVMSINAFKGVEVGLGFEAARRNGSKVHDEIIYSEGTGYQRRTNNLGGFEGGMTTGMPVVVKGAMKPIPTLYKPLQSVDIETKEPFSASIERSDSCAVPAAAVVCEAAVAWEIADAFLDKFGSDTIPDIHAHLEHYQNEVRDF is encoded by the coding sequence ATGAGATTTTTAACAGCGGGTGAATCACACGGCCCTGAATTAACTGCGATTATTGAAGGTGTGCCAAGTCAGTTGAGCCTGACGGCTGAAGATATTAACAAGCATCTGGCCAGAAGACAAAAAGGGTATGGAAGAGGACGCCGAATGCAGATTGAAAAGGATCAGGTCCGGATTACAAGTGGCGTGCGTCACGGAAAGACTACGGGTGCCCCCATTACATTGGTAGTTGAGAATAAAGACTGGACGCATTGGACAAAAATTATGGGCCCAGAACCGCTCGAGCCGGGTGAAGAAGAAGAAGTAAAGCGGAAAATATCACGCCCAAGACCGGGGCATGCTGATTTAAACGGTGCATTAAAGTACCGTCACCGTGATATGCGAAACGTCCTCGAACGTTCTTCAGCCCGGGAAACAACGGTAAGAGTGGCTGTCGGAGCTGTTGCTCAGCGAATCCTTGAAGAGTTTGGGATGAAAATAGCCGGGCATGTGCTTGAAATTGGAGACGTTGTCGCTGAAAAAAATGAATCACTGACTGTCGAGGACATTATCGCGCTTTCTGAAGCGTCAGAAGTCCGTTGTACAGATCCGAATGCGGAAGAAAAGATGAAACAGGCAATCGATGATGCCAAGCAAAATGGTGACTCCATCGGTGGTATTGTTGAAGTCGTTGCGGAAAACGTACCCGTTGGACTTGGCAGTTTCGTCCAGTATGACCGAAAGCTCGATGCCAAGATTTCCATGTCTGTGATGAGCATCAATGCATTTAAAGGCGTTGAAGTCGGACTCGGCTTTGAAGCAGCAAGACGAAATGGCAGTAAGGTGCATGATGAGATTATTTACAGCGAAGGTACCGGTTACCAAAGACGAACCAATAATCTTGGCGGTTTTGAAGGAGGAATGACGACGGGCATGCCAGTCGTCGTAAAGGGAGCAATGAAACCCATTCCAACATTATATAAACCGCTGCAGAGTGTTGATATCGAAACGAAAGAGCCGTTTTCAGCAAGTATTGAGCGGTCTGACAGCTGTGCGGTCCCTGCCGCAGCAGTTGTATGTGAAGCAGCTGTAGCCTGGGAGATAGCAGATGCCTTCCTGGACAAGTTCGGTTCAGACACTATTCCAGACATTCATGCGCATCTTGAGCATTACCAGAACGAAGTGAGGGATTTTTAA
- a CDS encoding CheR family methyltransferase, translated as MDDYNQFVEKIRKKTGIDLSLYKEAQMKRRLTSLRDKRNFKTFNDYFESMTKDQELFEEFLQRMTINVSEFFRNPQRWDVLETVILPRLMKESSKLKVWSAACSTGEEPYSLVMLLRKYLSDRQFDVTATDLDQSILDRAIKGFYPERSIKDVPKDMLTKYFHIDKMGYKVTDDVKNQIRFRRHNLLADSYDKGFDLIVCRNVMIYFTEQAKEEIYMNFSRALKPGGVLFVGSTEQIFNPQRFGLEAEQTFFYKKIKEV; from the coding sequence ATGGATGATTACAATCAGTTCGTGGAGAAAATCAGGAAAAAAACCGGAATCGATTTAAGTCTGTACAAAGAAGCTCAGATGAAGCGGAGATTGACTTCCCTAAGGGATAAGCGAAATTTTAAAACCTTTAATGACTACTTTGAGAGTATGACAAAAGATCAGGAACTCTTTGAAGAATTCCTTCAAAGAATGACGATCAATGTTTCGGAATTTTTCAGAAATCCGCAACGCTGGGATGTTCTTGAAACCGTCATTTTGCCAAGACTGATGAAGGAATCGTCGAAACTGAAGGTTTGGAGTGCAGCGTGCTCAACAGGTGAAGAACCTTATTCACTCGTCATGCTGCTGCGGAAGTACCTGAGTGACCGTCAATTTGATGTTACGGCAACGGATTTGGACCAGTCGATTCTTGATCGGGCAATTAAAGGATTTTATCCGGAGCGTTCCATTAAAGATGTGCCGAAAGATATGTTGACGAAGTATTTTCACATCGACAAAATGGGCTATAAAGTAACGGATGATGTAAAGAACCAGATTCGTTTCAGGCGTCATAATCTCCTTGCGGATTCTTATGACAAAGGGTTCGATCTGATCGTCTGCCGAAATGTCATGATCTATTTTACCGAACAGGCAAAAGAGGAAATTTATATGAATTTCAGCCGGGCTCTGAAACCTGGAGGCGTTCTTTTTGTCGGCAGCACTGAACAGATTTTTAACCCGCAACGATTTGGACTTGAGGCTGAACAGACTTTTTTCTACAAAAAAATCAAAGAAGTGTAA
- the ndk gene encoding nucleoside-diphosphate kinase produces MEFTFLMVKPDGVNRKLVGEIVSRFEQKGFTLTSAKMMTITEELAREHYEEHKDKPFFPELVSFITSGPVFAMIWEGENVVKEARKMMGATNPADAQPGTIRGDLAMEMSRNIIHGSDSVKSAEREASLFFPENA; encoded by the coding sequence ATGGAATTCACTTTTTTAATGGTCAAACCGGACGGTGTCAATCGAAAACTGGTCGGTGAGATTGTAAGCCGTTTTGAACAAAAAGGATTTACGCTGACGTCTGCCAAAATGATGACAATTACTGAAGAACTGGCAAGGGAGCATTACGAGGAGCATAAAGACAAACCGTTCTTTCCGGAGCTGGTTTCATTTATTACGTCAGGCCCGGTATTCGCCATGATTTGGGAAGGTGAGAACGTAGTCAAAGAAGCGCGCAAGATGATGGGGGCCACAAACCCCGCTGATGCGCAACCTGGTACGATCAGAGGCGATCTTGCAATGGAGATGTCGCGAAATATTATTCACGGTTCTGATTCTGTGAAAAGTGCCGAAAGAGAAGCCTCGCTCTTTTTCCCGGAGAATGCATAA
- the hepT gene encoding heptaprenyl diphosphate synthase component II, whose protein sequence is MKLSEIYLYLKQDISKIEKELEMSIEARHPVLVKASSHLLKAGGKRIRPVFVLLSAQFGDYKLDKVKHVAVPLEMIHMGSLVHDDVIDDAELRRGKKTIKAEWDNRVAMYTGDYMFAKAIEIASKSGNMKLHEILSDAMVEMSIGEVEQIKEQFNPDQHLRIYLRRIKRKTALLISVSCELGALIAGADETTQMKLKRYGYFTGMAFQITDDILDFVGTEKELGKPAGSDLMQGNITLPALYAMRQDESLRRDLVSFMQTKGTGDVDMPGIIQRIKDTGAISYSKEMADRYLDKGMRELKGLPDIRAKRALREIAEYIGRRKF, encoded by the coding sequence ATGAAATTATCGGAAATCTACCTGTATTTAAAACAGGATATCTCGAAAATTGAAAAAGAGCTTGAGATGAGTATTGAAGCTCGGCATCCTGTCCTTGTCAAAGCTTCGTCTCATCTTCTTAAAGCAGGAGGGAAGCGGATCCGTCCCGTTTTTGTGCTGCTCAGTGCACAATTTGGTGACTATAAGCTCGATAAAGTCAAGCATGTTGCAGTACCTCTGGAAATGATACATATGGGTTCCCTTGTCCATGATGATGTAATTGATGATGCTGAGCTGAGGCGAGGCAAAAAAACCATCAAAGCAGAGTGGGATAATCGTGTTGCCATGTACACTGGTGATTATATGTTTGCGAAAGCCATTGAGATCGCCAGTAAGAGTGGTAATATGAAACTTCATGAAATCTTATCCGATGCCATGGTGGAAATGAGTATCGGGGAAGTGGAACAGATAAAAGAACAGTTCAATCCCGATCAGCATCTGCGCATCTATCTGCGCAGAATTAAACGGAAAACAGCTCTGCTTATTTCTGTCAGCTGCGAGCTCGGCGCTCTTATTGCAGGGGCAGATGAGACGACGCAGATGAAGCTGAAGCGTTACGGGTACTTTACGGGTATGGCTTTTCAGATTACCGATGATATTCTTGATTTTGTCGGTACAGAAAAAGAGCTCGGCAAGCCTGCCGGAAGTGATTTGATGCAAGGGAACATAACACTGCCTGCACTTTATGCAATGAGACAGGATGAATCTTTGCGTCGTGATCTTGTTTCTTTCATGCAAACCAAAGGTACGGGTGATGTTGATATGCCCGGAATCATTCAGCGGATTAAAGATACCGGTGCCATTTCGTATTCAAAAGAAATGGCCGACCGTTACCTTGACAAAGGTATGCGCGAATTGAAAGGTCTTCCGGATATTCGTGCAAAGCGGGCGCTTAGAGAAATTGCTGAATATATCGGAAGGCGTAAGTTTTAG
- a CDS encoding menaquinone biosynthesis protein, which yields MSIRIGEISYTNILPMFYYVDRDKLREMGCEFIPAIPSELNAGMSKGKIDVGGISSFSYGEHIHEYELLPDLSVSSPKAVGSIFLFSKVPIDELDGKRIALTSSSATSVNLLKIILGSFYQQNVHYTTEAPDYEQMMAHFDAALLIGDDAILAKRNGDKHHYVYDLGEIWSTETGYPMTYAVFAVRKDAARKHHNELKEVMNEFHKSKYRTQLNQYEEMIESIQQSYQGDADFWRNYFAGLNNDLTKTHIEGLLHYFDLAYKQGLLKEPVQDIVIWNPETMSESMSLGGSE from the coding sequence ATGTCGATCCGGATAGGGGAAATATCGTACACAAATATACTGCCGATGTTTTATTATGTTGACCGGGATAAACTGAGAGAGATGGGGTGTGAGTTTATTCCGGCAATTCCGTCAGAATTGAACGCAGGCATGTCAAAGGGAAAGATTGATGTCGGGGGAATTTCTTCATTCTCATATGGCGAACATATTCATGAGTATGAGTTGTTACCGGATTTATCGGTATCATCACCAAAAGCGGTTGGTTCCATTTTTCTCTTTTCCAAGGTTCCGATTGACGAGCTCGACGGAAAGCGGATTGCACTGACGTCAAGTTCGGCGACGTCTGTAAATTTACTTAAAATCATTCTTGGATCTTTCTATCAGCAAAATGTGCATTATACAACGGAAGCCCCTGATTATGAACAGATGATGGCTCATTTTGATGCTGCGCTTTTGATTGGTGACGATGCGATACTTGCGAAGCGAAATGGCGATAAACATCATTATGTTTATGATCTGGGTGAAATATGGAGCACTGAAACCGGTTATCCTATGACGTATGCCGTATTTGCTGTCAGAAAAGATGCAGCAAGAAAACACCATAATGAGTTAAAGGAAGTCATGAATGAGTTTCATAAAAGTAAATACCGCACACAGTTGAATCAATATGAGGAAATGATTGAGTCCATTCAGCAATCCTATCAGGGGGATGCTGATTTTTGGCGGAATTATTTTGCCGGTTTAAATAATGATTTAACTAAGACTCATATTGAGGGACTCCTGCACTATTTTGACCTTGCCTATAAACAGGGACTGTTAAAAGAACCGGTGCAAGATATTGTGATCTGGAATCCGGAGACAATGTCAGAGTCGATGTCGTTAGGTGGTTCAGAATGA
- a CDS encoding UbiA-like polyprenyltransferase, which yields MKKVKIILEMIKFEHSIFALPFAFLGAVLGSLIIEGNWPTLMEWVWITLAMVGARSAAMALNRLIDAQIDQANPRTEKRAIPAGQISRTEALIFIGVSFAVLFVAAFQLNMLAVYLLPVAVFFLVFYSYTKRFTWFCHIFLGMTIGIAPLGGWVGATGTLTWEAFVLFIAVAMWTAGFDVIYATQDADYDKDVNLNSIPSHFGIPKALRMAKGFHIISFAAMIALFFVAPLSWIYLAGLLIVGGIMIYEHSLVSPDDLSRVTVAFFTMNGIISMVMLIFSISDLMIL from the coding sequence ATGAAAAAAGTGAAAATCATTCTTGAAATGATCAAATTTGAACATTCGATTTTTGCCTTACCATTTGCATTCCTGGGGGCGGTTCTGGGAAGTCTGATTATCGAAGGAAACTGGCCGACCCTGATGGAGTGGGTGTGGATCACACTTGCAATGGTTGGTGCCCGCAGCGCTGCCATGGCACTTAACCGATTGATTGATGCACAAATTGATCAGGCGAATCCACGGACGGAAAAACGTGCGATTCCCGCCGGTCAAATATCCCGGACAGAAGCACTTATTTTTATAGGTGTTTCCTTTGCTGTGCTTTTTGTTGCAGCATTCCAGTTAAATATGCTTGCGGTATATTTATTGCCGGTCGCGGTTTTCTTTTTGGTATTCTATTCATATACTAAACGTTTCACATGGTTTTGCCACATATTCCTTGGCATGACGATCGGTATCGCCCCCCTTGGCGGGTGGGTTGGTGCGACAGGCACGCTGACTTGGGAGGCTTTTGTGCTGTTTATCGCAGTTGCAATGTGGACAGCCGGATTCGATGTTATCTATGCCACACAGGATGCTGACTATGATAAAGATGTGAATCTTAACTCCATTCCGAGTCATTTCGGAATTCCCAAAGCGCTCCGAATGGCCAAAGGCTTTCACATCATCAGCTTTGCAGCAATGATCGCACTGTTTTTTGTTGCGCCGCTCAGTTGGATCTATTTGGCAGGACTTTTGATCGTCGGGGGAATCATGATTTATGAACATTCCCTGGTTTCTCCTGATGATTTATCAAGGGTGACTGTAGCCTTTTTTACAATGAACGGAATTATCAGCATGGTTATGCTGATCTTTTCAATCAGTGATTTAATGATTTTGTAA
- a CDS encoding demethylmenaquinone methyltransferase, with protein MAKSKEERVHTVFESISSQYDKMNGIISFQMHLAWRKDTMKKMNVKSGSKALDVCCGTADWTLHLGEATGPAGEVIGLDFSQNMLSVGEVKVQNSGMDHVSLIHGNAMDLPFESDTFDYVTVGFGLRNVPDYLGALKEMYRVVKPGGMVVCLETSQPTAKGFKELYWFYFKHVMPLFGRVFAKSYEEYSWLQESSQSFPGKEELKDLFHQAGFLNVKYTSYSGGAAASHFAIKPSAVQL; from the coding sequence ATGGCAAAATCAAAGGAAGAAAGAGTTCATACTGTATTTGAATCGATCTCCTCTCAATATGATAAGATGAATGGAATCATCAGCTTTCAGATGCATCTTGCGTGGAGAAAAGATACGATGAAAAAGATGAATGTGAAATCTGGCAGCAAGGCACTGGACGTATGTTGCGGGACTGCAGATTGGACGCTTCATTTAGGCGAAGCGACTGGTCCGGCAGGGGAAGTGATCGGACTGGATTTCAGTCAGAATATGCTTTCCGTAGGAGAAGTGAAGGTTCAAAACAGCGGAATGGACCATGTATCGCTTATCCATGGCAATGCGATGGATCTGCCGTTTGAATCAGACACTTTCGATTACGTCACAGTTGGTTTTGGCTTAAGAAATGTGCCTGATTACCTCGGAGCCCTTAAGGAAATGTACCGTGTTGTCAAACCGGGTGGCATGGTTGTTTGTCTGGAAACCTCCCAGCCGACTGCTAAAGGATTCAAAGAACTGTACTGGTTCTATTTTAAACACGTCATGCCGTTGTTCGGACGTGTATTTGCCAAGAGCTATGAAGAATATTCGTGGCTTCAGGAATCCAGTCAGTCTTTTCCGGGGAAAGAAGAACTCAAAGACCTGTTTCACCAGGCCGGGTTCCTGAATGTAAAGTATACGTCTTATTCCGGCGGGGCGGCTGCGAGCCATTTTGCCATAAAACCGTCAGCGGTTCAGTTATAG
- a CDS encoding heptaprenyl diphosphate synthase component 1: MALNHHDSNLVHKVITSFNKAVDQPYLKQFLGNPEVSDSYISSLLFLFGETDFQEEDIHDAVLTTLLVQTALDTHERINRHGLGRERIRTERQLTVLAGDYYSALYYFILSRCNNSKLLHALSLGIQNVNEAKMSIYQSKDTGDSLDYRDLQTAYTGIAEALAESYELVERTDTVKDYLLLRALLEEKKKYSHNQISIASRYIERSNGKQGMSVEAGFDKLIDGILDLFIKGDAEYGTFQTHYPAYLNEIHEKRKYCNTYAMEEG; the protein is encoded by the coding sequence ATGGCTTTGAACCATCATGACAGTAACCTTGTTCATAAGGTCATCACAAGTTTTAATAAAGCAGTTGATCAACCTTATTTAAAACAGTTTCTCGGTAATCCTGAAGTGAGCGACTCTTATATCAGCTCACTTCTATTCCTGTTTGGGGAAACCGATTTTCAAGAGGAAGATATTCACGATGCAGTGTTGACAACGCTACTTGTCCAAACCGCTTTAGACACTCACGAGCGGATTAACAGACATGGGCTCGGGCGTGAACGGATCAGGACGGAGCGGCAGCTGACGGTGCTCGCAGGAGATTATTACAGCGCCCTCTATTATTTTATTCTCTCGAGATGCAACAACAGTAAGCTGCTGCATGCTTTGTCGCTCGGGATACAAAACGTAAACGAAGCCAAAATGTCAATCTACCAGAGTAAAGATACCGGGGATAGTTTGGATTACAGAGATTTGCAGACAGCCTATACAGGCATTGCTGAAGCTCTGGCGGAAAGTTATGAACTCGTTGAACGAACAGATACAGTGAAAGATTATTTACTGCTTCGAGCTCTTTTGGAAGAAAAAAAGAAATACAGTCATAATCAAATCAGTATTGCCTCAAGATATATTGAAAGAAGCAATGGAAAACAGGGCATGTCCGTTGAGGCGGGATTCGATAAACTGATCGATGGTATTTTGGATTTGTTCATCAAAGGCGATGCAGAATACGGCACCTTTCAGACACACTACCCCGCTTATTTGAATGAGATCCATGAAAAGCGAAAATATTGCAATACGTATGCAATGGAGGAAGGATAA
- the mtrB gene encoding trp RNA-binding attenuation protein MtrB yields MADTGDYIVIKAEENGVNVIGLTRGTDTRFHHSEKLDKNEMMIAQFTEHTSAIKIRGKATIQTAHGEMSSEG; encoded by the coding sequence ATGGCGGATACAGGTGACTATATTGTAATCAAAGCAGAAGAGAACGGTGTCAATGTCATTGGTTTAACGAGAGGAACCGATACACGGTTTCATCATTCTGAGAAGCTCGACAAAAATGAAATGATGATTGCACAATTTACCGAACATACTTCAGCTATCAAGATTCGGGGAAAAGCAACCATTCAGACCGCCCATGGTGAAATGTCATCAGAAGGTTAA
- the folE gene encoding GTP cyclohydrolase I FolE has protein sequence MSEHVDHEKIQQAVTMILEAVGEDPNREGLLDTPKRVARMYAEIFEGLHQDPKEHFKTVFGEDHEELVLVKDITFHSVCEHHLVPFFGKVHIGYIPKGGQVTGLSKMARAVEAVTKRPQLQERITSTLADSIVETLTPLGVIVIVEAEHMCMTMRGVRKPGAKTVTSAVRGAFQKSEAARAEVMALIRDHG, from the coding sequence ATGAGTGAGCACGTCGATCACGAAAAAATACAGCAGGCCGTTACTATGATTTTAGAAGCAGTCGGAGAAGATCCAAACCGCGAGGGGTTACTTGATACACCGAAACGGGTTGCAAGAATGTATGCAGAAATCTTTGAGGGTTTACACCAGGATCCGAAAGAACATTTCAAAACCGTGTTTGGTGAGGATCATGAAGAATTAGTATTGGTTAAAGACATAACGTTTCACTCTGTATGTGAGCACCATCTCGTGCCATTCTTCGGAAAAGTTCATATCGGCTATATTCCCAAGGGCGGGCAAGTAACGGGGCTGAGTAAAATGGCCAGAGCCGTTGAAGCAGTGACGAAGCGCCCGCAACTGCAGGAACGGATCACGTCAACGCTTGCTGATTCGATTGTGGAAACGTTGACGCCACTTGGTGTGATTGTCATTGTGGAAGCAGAACACATGTGTATGACGATGAGAGGTGTCAGAAAACCTGGTGCTAAAACGGTAACCTCTGCTGTCAGAGGGGCTTTCCAGAAAAGTGAAGCGGCGAGAGCTGAGGTCATGGCACTCATCCGTGATCACGGCTGA
- a CDS encoding HU family DNA-binding protein, protein MNKTELINAVAESADLSKKDATSAVDAVFEVITDSLKKGDKVQLIGFGNFEVRERAARKGRNPQTGEEIEIPASNVPAFKPGKALKDAVK, encoded by the coding sequence ATGAACAAGACTGAATTAATCAATGCAGTAGCAGAATCAGCAGATCTTTCTAAGAAGGATGCAACAAGTGCGGTTGATGCCGTATTTGAAGTGATCACTGACTCACTCAAAAAAGGTGACAAGGTTCAACTGATTGGTTTCGGTAACTTCGAAGTGCGTGAGCGTGCTGCCCGTAAGGGACGCAACCCACAAACTGGAGAAGAAATCGAAATTCCTGCAAGTAACGTTCCTGCGTTCAAGCCAGGTAAGGCCCTTAAAGATGCTGTAAAATAA
- a CDS encoding DUF2768 domain-containing protein, protein MFEDGLAKMWVSFVSMGLMFLSVVLTIFAKEKLSGLLRYSVLSVTFVMIMVSGVIIFLVVATGPVPE, encoded by the coding sequence ATGTTTGAAGACGGCTTAGCCAAGATGTGGGTATCATTTGTTTCCATGGGTTTAATGTTCCTCTCCGTCGTGTTGACGATATTTGCAAAAGAAAAATTGAGTGGACTATTAAGATATTCAGTTTTGTCCGTTACGTTTGTCATGATTATGGTCTCCGGTGTGATCATCTTTTTGGTTGTCGCTACCGGCCCTGTACCGGAATAA
- a CDS encoding NAD(P)H-dependent glycerol-3-phosphate dehydrogenase → MTKIAVLGSGSWGTALSMVLADNGHSVELWSRSEEQVRSINLEKRNPNYLPDVLLPEGIHATMDLSEAIEGAHVAVLVVPTKAMRQVLPELRRVMKHDMLFVHASKGIEPESNLRISQIIEEEIPEQLRTGVVVLSGPSHAEEVCQKQPTTVTSACENEEHARLVQDLFMNNDFRVYTNPDVIGVEMGGALKNIIAIGAGMTAGLGFGDNAKAALMTRGLAEMARLGLKQGANPMTFAGLGGLGDLIVTCTSVHSRNWRAGYALGTGKSVEEVEQDMGMVVEGIRTTKAAYQLAKKLNVEMPITEELYQVLFHNKPVDEAVSELMGRVKKQEVEDLKLGDDPLNRLEP, encoded by the coding sequence ATGACTAAAATTGCTGTACTTGGTTCCGGGAGTTGGGGAACAGCCTTGTCAATGGTTTTGGCAGATAACGGACACAGCGTCGAGTTATGGAGCCGATCTGAAGAACAGGTGCGATCAATCAATCTGGAAAAACGAAATCCAAATTATTTACCCGATGTGTTGCTTCCTGAAGGTATTCACGCAACGATGGATCTGTCTGAAGCCATTGAGGGCGCTCATGTGGCGGTATTGGTTGTTCCGACAAAAGCTATGAGACAGGTCCTTCCCGAACTCAGGCGTGTCATGAAGCACGACATGCTCTTTGTTCATGCGAGTAAAGGGATCGAACCCGAATCGAATCTGAGAATTTCTCAAATCATTGAAGAGGAGATTCCTGAGCAGCTGAGAACTGGCGTGGTGGTGCTCTCAGGGCCTTCCCACGCTGAAGAAGTCTGTCAAAAACAGCCTACCACCGTTACAAGCGCATGTGAAAACGAAGAACATGCACGATTGGTTCAGGATTTGTTTATGAACAATGATTTTCGTGTCTATACAAATCCGGATGTCATTGGAGTCGAAATGGGCGGAGCACTGAAAAATATCATCGCGATTGGCGCAGGTATGACCGCAGGTCTTGGATTTGGTGATAATGCAAAAGCTGCACTGATGACACGGGGATTGGCCGAAATGGCCCGGCTCGGTTTGAAACAAGGCGCAAATCCAATGACTTTTGCTGGTCTTGGGGGACTCGGTGACCTCATTGTCACCTGCACAAGTGTTCACTCAAGAAATTGGAGAGCTGGCTATGCGCTTGGTACCGGCAAATCCGTTGAGGAAGTGGAACAGGATATGGGTATGGTTGTTGAAGGAATCCGGACAACCAAGGCTGCATATCAGCTTGCAAAGAAGCTCAATGTGGAGATGCCGATTACGGAAGAACTGTATCAGGTACTCTTTCATAACAAACCTGTGGATGAGGCCGTATCTGAACTGATGGGGCGAGTGAAAAAACAGGAAGTGGAGGATTTGAAACTTGGTGACGATCCTTTAAACCGTTTAGAACCGTAG